One part of the Neisseria zalophi genome encodes these proteins:
- the tadA gene encoding tRNA adenosine(34) deaminase TadA produces the protein MQLTHPPLTEKVLKTLQSIGIHSQADLQKYSAVTAFLLLKAAGLTITRSTLWQLVALQHNIRLQDLKPSEKTALLERVRQHPPVAIFPPVQEMEYFMKLALQQAQESARIGEIPVGAVVVKNGQPIAAAHNSCISGCDISRHAEISALAQAGHKLQNYRLDGCDVYVTLEPCTMCASALIQARVRRVIYGAKEPKTGAAGSIINLFADRRLNSHTAIKGGILADESQDILQNFFNGKRATST, from the coding sequence ATGCAGCTTACCCACCCTCCTCTTACAGAAAAAGTGCTTAAAACTTTACAGTCTATCGGCATTCACTCGCAGGCTGATTTGCAAAAGTACAGCGCCGTAACAGCATTTTTGTTGCTCAAAGCGGCCGGGCTAACCATTACCCGCAGCACTTTATGGCAATTGGTTGCCCTACAGCACAATATCCGTTTGCAAGATTTAAAGCCGTCTGAAAAAACCGCTTTATTAGAAAGGGTTCGCCAGCATCCGCCGGTCGCTATTTTCCCTCCTGTTCAGGAAATGGAATATTTTATGAAACTGGCCTTACAACAAGCTCAAGAATCCGCCCGAATCGGCGAAATACCGGTGGGCGCGGTTGTGGTGAAAAACGGGCAGCCGATTGCCGCCGCTCATAACAGTTGCATAAGCGGCTGCGATATCAGCCGCCATGCCGAAATTTCAGCCCTAGCCCAAGCCGGCCATAAGCTGCAAAACTACCGTCTGGATGGTTGCGATGTGTATGTGACCCTCGAGCCTTGCACTATGTGCGCGAGCGCATTGATTCAAGCACGCGTCCGCCGTGTGATTTATGGTGCCAAAGAGCCGAAAACCGGTGCTGCCGGCAGCATTATCAATCTATTTGCCGACCGCCGTCTGAATAGCCATACAGCCATAAAAGGCGGCATTTTGGCAGATGAGTCTCAAGATATATTACAAAACTTTTTTAATGGTAAACGTGCGACATCAACTTAA
- the rnr gene encoding ribonuclease R: MSIIEMNKNTKFLNLREKDPFLERERQRYENPLPSREWVIDILEQEGVPLKIAALAQKLSITDAEYEFFERRIKAMARDGQVLINRRGAVCVADKLALVKCRIEAHKDGFGFAVPLTPTGEGDFVLYERQMRGLMHGDIVTVRPGGIDRRGRREGQVLDIVERAQKQVVGRYYIERGVAILDPEDQRLTQSIILEPASLTEMNPQSGQVVVAEIVSYPDAHRPAVAKLIEVLGDYADSGMEIEIAVRKHQLPYIFSEACMQAAENIPDHVQAKDWDEDRVDLRDLPLVTIDGETARDFDDAVYAEKIGRNFRLVVAIADVSHYVRPDDAIDKDAQERATSVYFPRRVIPMLPERLSNGICSLNPDVERLCMVCDMVVTYAGNIKEYKFYPAVMRSKARLTYTQVWEWLEKGGDYPHKQPIETLYKLFKILQKKRHQRGAVEFESLETQMMFDDNGKIERIVPVVRNDAHKLIEECMLAANVCAAEFLLKNKHSALFRNHLGPTPEKLATLREQLGLLGLHLGGGDNPAPKDYAKLAEQFSSRPDSELLQVMMLRSMQQAVYEPDNKGHFGLAYEAYTHFTSPIRRYPDLTVHRAIKAVLKQKKYTPKSWQALGVHTSFCERRADDASRDVENWLKTYYMRDKVGEVFGGRISGMANFGIFVTLDDIHIEGMVHISDLGEDYFNFRPEIMAIEGERSGVRFGMGDRVVVKVARADLDTSKIDLTLISGGEKSNKRGKKPSDKAAKSAKGNNSRSHATVKAKAKGKSSDAKHGGKPSAAKSKRRGKKKH; encoded by the coding sequence AATTTAAGAGAGAAAGATCCTTTTCTGGAAAGAGAGCGCCAGCGCTACGAAAACCCACTACCCAGCAGAGAGTGGGTCATTGATATTTTAGAGCAAGAAGGTGTACCGTTAAAAATTGCCGCATTGGCACAAAAACTCTCGATTACCGATGCGGAATATGAATTTTTCGAACGCCGCATTAAGGCAATGGCCAGAGACGGCCAAGTTTTGATTAACCGCCGTGGTGCGGTATGTGTGGCAGATAAATTGGCATTGGTGAAATGCCGTATCGAAGCCCATAAAGATGGTTTTGGTTTCGCCGTTCCCCTCACTCCTACCGGTGAGGGTGATTTTGTTTTATACGAACGACAGATGCGCGGTTTGATGCATGGTGATATCGTTACCGTGCGCCCCGGCGGGATTGACCGCAGAGGGCGGCGTGAAGGGCAGGTGCTGGATATTGTCGAGCGCGCGCAAAAACAGGTGGTCGGCCGATATTATATCGAGCGCGGTGTGGCGATATTGGATCCCGAAGACCAACGCTTAACGCAAAGTATCATTTTAGAGCCGGCCAGTTTAACCGAAATGAATCCGCAATCCGGTCAGGTTGTGGTGGCTGAAATTGTCAGCTATCCCGACGCACACCGTCCCGCAGTGGCCAAGTTGATTGAAGTATTGGGCGATTATGCCGATAGCGGTATGGAAATCGAAATTGCGGTACGCAAACACCAATTGCCGTATATTTTCAGCGAGGCCTGTATGCAGGCGGCTGAGAATATTCCCGACCATGTTCAGGCTAAAGATTGGGATGAAGACCGTGTCGATTTGCGTGATTTGCCGCTGGTGACGATAGACGGTGAAACCGCCCGCGATTTCGACGATGCGGTGTATGCCGAAAAAATCGGCCGTAATTTCCGTTTGGTGGTGGCGATTGCCGATGTCAGCCATTATGTCCGCCCGGATGATGCCATTGATAAAGATGCGCAAGAGCGGGCGACCAGCGTTTATTTTCCGCGCAGAGTGATTCCGATGCTGCCGGAACGTTTGTCCAACGGTATTTGCTCGTTAAATCCCGATGTCGAACGCTTATGTATGGTGTGCGATATGGTGGTAACTTATGCGGGCAATATTAAAGAATATAAATTCTATCCGGCTGTGATGCGTTCTAAAGCGCGGTTAACCTATACGCAAGTGTGGGAATGGTTGGAAAAAGGAGGCGATTATCCGCATAAACAGCCCATCGAAACTTTATATAAACTGTTTAAAATCTTGCAGAAAAAACGCCATCAGCGTGGTGCGGTCGAGTTTGAAAGCCTTGAAACGCAGATGATGTTTGATGATAACGGCAAAATCGAACGCATTGTACCGGTTGTCCGCAATGATGCGCATAAGCTGATTGAAGAGTGTATGTTGGCTGCGAATGTGTGTGCCGCTGAGTTTTTATTGAAAAACAAACATTCGGCTTTATTCCGCAATCACTTAGGCCCGACACCTGAAAAACTGGCTACTTTGCGCGAACAGCTAGGTTTGTTGGGTTTACACTTGGGTGGCGGTGATAATCCTGCGCCTAAAGATTATGCCAAACTGGCCGAGCAATTCAGCAGCCGCCCTGATTCCGAGCTGTTGCAGGTAATGATGTTGCGCTCGATGCAGCAGGCAGTTTACGAGCCGGATAATAAAGGCCATTTCGGCTTGGCTTATGAGGCTTACACACACTTTACTTCACCCATCCGACGTTACCCTGATTTAACGGTACACCGCGCGATTAAGGCAGTGTTAAAGCAGAAAAAATATACGCCGAAATCTTGGCAGGCTTTGGGCGTGCATACATCCTTCTGCGAGCGCCGTGCCGATGATGCCAGCCGCGATGTGGAAAATTGGCTGAAAACCTATTATATGCGCGATAAGGTCGGCGAAGTATTCGGCGGGCGTATTTCGGGTATGGCCAATTTCGGTATTTTCGTTACCCTTGACGATATTCATATCGAAGGCATGGTACATATCAGCGACTTAGGGGAAGATTATTTCAATTTCCGCCCTGAGATTATGGCCATAGAAGGTGAACGCAGCGGCGTACGCTTTGGTATGGGTGATCGGGTAGTGGTGAAAGTAGCCCGTGCCGATTTGGATACCAGCAAGATTGATTTAACATTAATCAGCGGTGGTGAAAAATCCAATAAGCGCGGTAAAAAACCGAGTGATAAGGCCGCTAAATCGGCTAAAGGCAATAATAGCCGTAGTCATGCAACGGTTAAAGCGAAAGCCAAAGGTAAAAGCAGTGATGCCAAGCATGGCGGTAAACCGTCGGCTGCCAAATCTAAACGCAGGGGCAAGAAAAAACATTGA
- a CDS encoding NADPH-dependent FMN reductase → MKKISILVGSLRKGSFARKIANNIIPMFPKDYDVKIVEIRHLPLYNFDYDDPEVTDVALPPEYTEFRETIKASDGIFFVTPENNRSIPACLKNAVDIGSKPNSDVAWKNKPNGIVSHSVGKMGGYSSQKNLRLALSYFDMKTVGQPEIFLGNSPTYFDDEGNLNVEKTRQFLQDYVTRFVELVEKNA, encoded by the coding sequence ATGAAAAAAATAAGTATATTGGTCGGTAGTCTGCGCAAAGGTTCTTTTGCTAGAAAAATTGCCAACAATATTATCCCCATGTTTCCAAAAGATTATGATGTCAAGATTGTTGAAATCCGTCACCTGCCTTTATACAACTTCGATTATGATGATCCGGAAGTAACGGATGTTGCACTGCCTCCGGAATATACGGAGTTTAGAGAAACCATAAAAGCATCGGATGGTATCTTCTTTGTGACTCCTGAAAATAACCGCAGCATTCCCGCCTGCTTAAAAAATGCGGTGGATATCGGATCGAAACCTAATAGTGATGTGGCTTGGAAAAATAAACCGAATGGCATTGTCAGTCATTCCGTCGGTAAAATGGGCGGATACAGCAGCCAAAAGAATTTACGGCTTGCTTTATCTTATTTCGATATGAAAACGGTTGGCCAGCCTGAAATCTTCTTGGGCAACTCACCGACTTATTTTGATGATGAAGGTAATCTGAATGTAGAAAAAACCCGCCAGTTTTTACAAGACTATGTGACACGTTTTGTTGAATTGGTAGAAAAAAACGCATAA